In Asanoa sp. WMMD1127, one genomic interval encodes:
- a CDS encoding nitronate monooxygenase produces MTGPLPDLSLPVVAAPMAGGPGAPSLAAAAGRAGTLGFVAGGYLPASALAAEIATVASAGVPFGVNLFAPNPVPVALPAYESYAASLAREAARYDVALPASPVSDDDAWAAKIEVLRERPVPLVSFTFGLPPAADVALLRATGAVLAQTVTSVAEARAAASAGFDVLVVQSAAAGGHSGTFTPSSPVPDVPLPELVRAVRSAVPLPVIAAGGVGTATDVAGALGAGASLVAVGTALLRSPEAGTSSPYRAALADPSRIGTAVTRAFTGRPARGLRNDFLDRHSAAAPLGYPAVHHLTRPIRRAAAAANDPERLNLWAGTGFRHATADPAATTLTRLSAAA; encoded by the coding sequence GTGACCGGCCCGCTTCCCGACCTGTCGCTGCCGGTCGTCGCGGCGCCGATGGCCGGCGGCCCGGGCGCGCCGTCGCTGGCGGCCGCCGCGGGCCGGGCCGGCACGCTGGGCTTCGTGGCCGGCGGATACCTGCCCGCCTCGGCGCTCGCGGCGGAGATCGCCACGGTGGCGTCGGCCGGTGTGCCGTTCGGGGTCAACCTGTTCGCGCCCAACCCGGTGCCGGTCGCTCTTCCCGCCTACGAGTCCTACGCGGCGTCGCTGGCGCGGGAGGCGGCGCGCTACGACGTGGCGCTGCCGGCGTCGCCGGTCTCCGACGACGACGCGTGGGCGGCCAAGATCGAGGTGCTGCGGGAGCGGCCGGTCCCGCTGGTCAGCTTCACGTTCGGCCTGCCGCCGGCCGCCGACGTGGCCCTGCTGCGGGCGACGGGGGCGGTGCTGGCGCAGACCGTGACGTCGGTCGCGGAGGCCCGCGCGGCGGCCTCGGCGGGCTTCGACGTGCTGGTGGTGCAGTCGGCGGCCGCGGGCGGCCATTCCGGCACGTTCACGCCGTCGTCGCCGGTGCCGGACGTGCCGCTGCCGGAGCTGGTCAGGGCCGTGCGTTCTGCCGTCCCGCTGCCGGTGATCGCGGCGGGCGGCGTGGGCACCGCCACCGACGTGGCGGGGGCGCTGGGCGCGGGGGCGTCGCTGGTCGCGGTCGGCACGGCCCTGCTGCGGTCGCCGGAGGCGGGGACGTCTTCGCCCTATCGGGCGGCGCTGGCCGACCCGAGCCGGATTGGCACGGCGGTGACGCGGGCGTTCACGGGGCGGCCGGCCCGCGGCCTGCGCAACGACTTCCTGGACCGCCACAGCGCGGCCGCGCCGCTCGGCTATCCGGCCGTGCACCACCTGACCCGCCCGATCCGCCGAGCGGCGGCCGCCGCCAACGACCCGGAACGCCTGAACCTCTGGGCCGGCACCGGCTTCCGCCATGCCACCGCCGACCCCGCGGCGACCACCCTCACCCGCCTGTCGGCGGCAGCCTGA